The sequence below is a genomic window from Terriglobales bacterium.
CGGGAGCGAAGAGCACGTCCGCGCCGGCCTCCTGGAAGGCCTGCAGGCGCGCGATCGTGTCGTCCAGGTCTTCGCGTCCCACCAGATAATTCTCCGTGCGCGCGCTCAGCGTGAACGGAAAGGGAAGCGAGTGCGCCGCCTCCGCCGCTGCTCGAACTCGCTCGGCGGCAAGCGGCAGATCGTAGGGCACGCGGCGGGTGCCCGATGGAGTGTCTTCGATGGAGCAGCCGGCCAGTCCGGTGGCCGCCGCCAGGCGGACAGTCTCGGCGACAAACTTGGGATCATCGCCGTAACCATTCTCCAGGTCGGCGCTGACGGGCAGATCGGTGGCGGCCACAAGTTCGGCGGCGTGCGCCAGCATCGCGTCCCGTCCCACGCCGCCGTCGGGCTTGGCGACAGAGAACGCGTACCCGGCGCTGGTGGTCGCCAGGGCTTCGAAGCCGAGCACTTGCAGCGCGCGCGCCGACCCCGGGTCCCAGGGATTAGGGATGATAAACGTCCCCGCGCGCTGGTGAAGCGCTCGGAATGTCATGCCTTTTTCTGTTTGCGTTGCCATGCGGCAAGAGATTCTGCGGCACGCTGCCGCGACTCAATTCTTCAAGCCTGGCTAGGTCCTCACTAGACGCGCCGCGCGTGGCCGCGCTGCCGGTGGGCGACTCGCGCGCGATTTGCGGCTCGCGCACGTTGCCGGCCAGCGCCGCCGCCATCGTTGCCGGATTCCAGGGCAGCCGAATGGGAAGCCGGACTACTCCCGCGGTCCAGTGGTCCAAATCTCCTGCCTGATCTTCCACTGGCCAGATTTTTCCCGGTGCAGCACGAGCAGGATTTTTCCGTGGGTCTCAATCGGCGGCTTGCCATCGGGCGGCTGCACCACCTGGAGCGTGGTCCCCCACTCGGAGGCCCAATCGCCGCTGATCTGGATGTCGTGGAACACGTCTTCCTGCCGGGTGACGCGGAAGCCGGGCATCTTCGCGGTCACGTCTTCGATGAAGCGCGTGATGGCCGCTTTGCCCATCAGCGGCGCCATGCCGGGCAGCAGCGACACGCCGTCGTCCGCCCACATGCCGAAGATCGCCGACTTGTCCATGCGTAGATGGGCAGCGGTGTACTCGCGGTTGAACCTCTCAATCTCGCCACGCCGATCAGCCGCGGCCGCCTGCTCGCCCCAGAGGGCAACCAGCATCACCAGGAGCGCCCACCGCTTCAAGTTCATGGACATTGATTTCGCCTCGACGGTCCAATGATCAATCACCCGATGACCCGTGTTCAATTTGTACAACGTACTTCCATTCCGCAGCCAACATCTTTCCACGCGCATACGGCGTCTAGTATCCTCGGCGTTCACCCGAGAGGCATGTCCATGCGCCGATACGCCAGCCTGCTTGTCGTTCTCATTGTTTCCTGGTGCGCCTTCGCGCAGCAGTCCACCGCGAACCCCGGTCAGCAGTTCTTCCTCGTGCTGCTGAAGCGCGGCGCCCATCCTCCGCAGCTCGACAAAGAGGCCGGCGACAAGCTGCAGGCCGCGCACATGGCCAACATCGGCAAGCTGCGCGACGAAGGCAAGTTGCTGGCGGCCGGCCCGTTCGCCGACAATACTCCGCTGCGCGGCATCTTCGTTCTGAAGGCCGCGTCGGCTGCGCAGGCCCAGGCGTGGTCCAGCACCGATCCGGCGGTGAA
It includes:
- a CDS encoding DUF4440 domain-containing protein, with the protein product MNLKRWALLVMLVALWGEQAAAADRRGEIERFNREYTAAHLRMDKSAIFGMWADDGVSLLPGMAPLMGKAAITRFIEDVTAKMPGFRVTRQEDVFHDIQISGDWASEWGTTLQVVQPPDGKPPIETHGKILLVLHREKSGQWKIRQEIWTTGPRE
- a CDS encoding isocitrate lyase/phosphoenolpyruvate mutase family protein; protein product: MTFRALHQRAGTFIIPNPWDPGSARALQVLGFEALATTSAGYAFSVAKPDGGVGRDAMLAHAAELVAATDLPVSADLENGYGDDPKFVAETVRLAAATGLAGCSIEDTPSGTRRVPYDLPLAAERVRAAAEAAHSLPFPFTLSARTENYLVGREDLDDTIARLQAFQEAGADVLFAPGLRTKDEIATVVRSVDRPVNVIIIPGMQMSVADLSALGVKRISVGSSLARAAWGAFLSAAREMKEHGTFHFTEKATRGAELNEMFRA